From Synoicihabitans lomoniglobus, the proteins below share one genomic window:
- a CDS encoding alpha-amylase family glycosyl hydrolase — MPLAHPIPSRRFFIRLLAVFVLGTTGSLRAAETVNEPMQVCAGQPAVGVPDWIRDEVIYEVNVRQYSADGSFAAVEADLERIRDLGVGVIWFMPVHPIGAVNRKGPLGSYYSISDYRGINPEFGTLEDFKRLVAKAHAMGLEVVMDWVANHTAWDHPWTRDHPEFYARNEAGAFVPPYGFDWTDVIQLDFQNQDLWTAMIADMRYWIDEVGVDGFRCDYAKGLPTAFWDEAARQLRAVKPELFMLSEAETPQHQLAAFNASYGFDMMHAINEVAAGHHGASRIDDDLARTAVRFPTGGSMLYYTSNHDENSWLGTVQERLGGGIEVFAVLTFALDGIPLIYNGQEAGMAKRLEFFERDPIDWQPHALADFYRTLCALRTDHPAWHTGSRFERLPTTENASVYAVLREHDGDRVLALLNLTGEPVTFDTAHTGIGGTWTDAFTGRTMMIEPAASFSLPAWGYMVLTCDENE; from the coding sequence ATGCCCTTAGCTCACCCGATTCCGTCTCGTCGTTTTTTCATCCGCCTGCTCGCCGTATTTGTGCTCGGGACCACGGGCTCGCTCCGGGCGGCTGAAACGGTCAACGAGCCGATGCAGGTCTGCGCGGGGCAACCCGCCGTGGGCGTGCCGGATTGGATCCGCGATGAGGTCATCTACGAAGTCAATGTGCGTCAGTATTCGGCGGACGGATCCTTCGCGGCGGTGGAGGCCGACCTCGAGCGTATTCGCGATCTTGGCGTCGGCGTCATCTGGTTCATGCCGGTGCATCCGATCGGTGCGGTGAACCGCAAGGGACCATTGGGCAGTTATTACTCCATCAGCGACTACCGCGGGATTAATCCCGAATTTGGCACCTTGGAGGACTTCAAGCGGTTGGTGGCGAAAGCCCACGCCATGGGGCTGGAGGTGGTGATGGACTGGGTGGCCAACCACACGGCCTGGGACCATCCGTGGACGCGGGATCATCCCGAATTTTACGCCCGGAACGAGGCGGGCGCATTTGTGCCGCCTTATGGTTTCGATTGGACCGATGTCATTCAGCTCGATTTCCAAAACCAAGATTTGTGGACCGCCATGATTGCGGACATGCGCTACTGGATCGACGAGGTCGGGGTGGACGGCTTTCGCTGCGACTATGCCAAAGGACTGCCCACGGCGTTTTGGGACGAAGCCGCGCGGCAACTGCGGGCGGTGAAGCCGGAGTTGTTCATGTTGTCGGAGGCGGAAACGCCCCAGCACCAGTTGGCCGCCTTTAACGCCTCCTACGGTTTCGACATGATGCACGCCATCAACGAAGTGGCGGCCGGTCATCACGGCGCATCCCGCATCGACGACGATCTGGCGCGGACCGCGGTGCGTTTCCCCACCGGAGGTTCCATGCTGTATTACACCAGCAATCACGATGAGAACAGTTGGCTGGGCACGGTGCAGGAGCGACTCGGCGGAGGGATTGAAGTGTTCGCCGTGCTGACCTTTGCGCTCGATGGCATTCCTCTGATTTACAACGGCCAGGAGGCGGGTATGGCCAAGCGGCTCGAGTTCTTCGAACGGGACCCCATCGACTGGCAACCGCATGCCCTGGCCGACTTTTATCGCACCCTCTGCGCGTTGCGCACGGATCATCCGGCATGGCACACCGGCAGTCGTTTTGAGCGGCTGCCCACCACGGAGAACGCATCTGTTTACGCCGTGCTGCGGGAGCACGACGGCGACCGGGTGCTGGCGCTGCTAAATTTGACCGGCGAGCCTGTGACCTTCGATACCGCCCACACCGGAATCGGCGGCACCTGGACCGATGCGTTTACGGGCAGAACCATGATGATCGAACCGGCGGCTTCGTTTTCGCTGCCGGCGTGGGGATATATGGTGCTGACCTGTGACGAAAACGAATAA
- a CDS encoding alpha-amylase family glycosyl hydrolase — protein sequence MLTTSRSFHLRILPILLVPLISACGLRGQSAPWWHDATFYEIFVRSFSDAREGPLANDGIGDFQGLIERLDYLNDGDPATIDDLGITAVWLMPIHPSPSYHGYDVTDYFDVHPDYGDVPLMKQFVAAAHARGIRVIIDLVVNHASSQHPWFHAALTSPAAPERELFRFASLPHELYGPWDQLAWQPAGEDFYYAVFWHEMPDWNFRHPAVTQHHRDVANFWLQEVGVDGFRLDAVRYLYEDGAALQDTLETKHWLRDFTRYCQSLNSEVFLVGEVYARAEVVAPYQREEALTSFFEFELARAVIEATRLRRPGILSDALDRIYHAYDDEVTWSQFLANHDQPRIRNQLGDDPAALRLAAQLQFVLPGIPFIYYGEEIGLRGDKPDPELRTPMPWTSASPHADFTAATATPWHPLNPDFAAINVASAERDPNSLLHLYRRLIRLNGSSPALRHGRQLAVESTGPRHYVAARQTEAEVVIVLANLNDHSIAAPALNLSGSNARPEWILDELFTTASLKSPIDPDGALHHWQPWDELPPETVRVLRWQRP from the coding sequence ATGCTTACCACTTCCCGCTCCTTTCATCTTCGTATTCTCCCGATCCTGCTCGTGCCCCTCATCAGTGCCTGCGGGCTGCGCGGCCAATCCGCACCGTGGTGGCACGACGCCACTTTCTACGAAATTTTCGTGCGTTCATTCAGCGATGCACGGGAAGGCCCGCTCGCCAACGACGGCATCGGGGATTTCCAAGGTCTGATTGAGCGTTTGGATTATCTCAACGACGGCGATCCCGCGACGATCGATGATCTTGGGATCACCGCCGTGTGGTTGATGCCCATCCATCCGTCACCTTCCTACCACGGCTACGACGTGACCGACTACTTCGACGTGCACCCTGACTATGGTGATGTGCCACTCATGAAGCAGTTCGTCGCGGCAGCTCACGCTCGCGGGATTCGCGTGATTATCGACCTCGTGGTCAATCACGCTTCCTCGCAACACCCTTGGTTTCACGCCGCCCTCACCTCTCCGGCCGCTCCCGAACGCGAGCTCTTCCGCTTCGCTTCCCTGCCCCATGAACTCTATGGTCCGTGGGACCAGCTCGCGTGGCAGCCGGCGGGAGAAGATTTCTACTATGCGGTGTTCTGGCACGAGATGCCCGACTGGAATTTCCGTCATCCCGCCGTCACTCAACATCATCGCGACGTCGCCAATTTCTGGTTACAAGAAGTCGGCGTTGATGGCTTTCGGCTCGATGCGGTGCGTTACCTCTACGAGGACGGCGCCGCGTTGCAGGACACTCTGGAAACCAAGCACTGGTTGCGGGACTTCACCCGCTACTGCCAGTCCCTCAATTCCGAGGTGTTTTTGGTCGGCGAGGTCTACGCACGGGCGGAGGTCGTCGCCCCCTACCAGCGCGAAGAAGCACTCACCAGTTTCTTCGAGTTCGAACTCGCCCGCGCCGTGATCGAAGCCACGCGTCTGCGCCGTCCGGGGATATTGAGCGATGCCCTCGATCGGATCTACCATGCCTACGATGATGAGGTCACCTGGTCGCAATTTCTGGCCAATCACGACCAGCCTCGCATCCGCAACCAGTTGGGCGATGATCCCGCCGCCCTGCGTCTCGCCGCGCAGCTGCAGTTCGTTTTGCCCGGCATTCCCTTCATCTACTATGGTGAGGAAATTGGCCTGCGCGGCGACAAACCCGATCCGGAACTGCGCACGCCCATGCCATGGACCTCGGCTTCGCCGCACGCGGATTTCACGGCAGCCACGGCGACGCCATGGCATCCGTTGAATCCTGATTTCGCCGCCATCAATGTAGCGTCCGCCGAACGTGACCCTAACTCCCTCCTGCATCTTTATCGTCGCTTGATTCGGCTCAACGGCAGCTCGCCAGCATTGCGTCACGGGCGTCAATTGGCGGTGGAATCAACCGGGCCCCGACACTACGTGGCCGCCCGGCAGACCGAGGCCGAAGTGGTAATCGTATTGGCCAATCTCAACGACCACTCGATCGCGGCGCCCGCGCTCAATTTAAGCGGGAGCAACGCGCGACCTGAGTGGATTCTCGATGAACTTTTCACCACCGCTTCGCTGAAATCGCCGATCGACCCCGACGGTGCCCTGCACCATTGGCAACCATGGGACGAACTGCCACCCGAGACCGTGCGGGTGTTGCGTTGGCAACGGCCGTAA